The sequence CCTTCACACTCCAGTTCTTATCAACCAAAAGATTTGATGACTTCAAATCACGGTGAATGATTGGTGGGTTGTGATGATGAAGGTAATTCATTCCTCGTGCCTGCAAAAGAGGTAGACCCAGAAACGATATTCATATCTGAAATCTGGTTCCTGATGAACTTTCCTTAATAGAAGTTGTTGAAAGGAATTGAACGACACTCACAATGTCCAAAGCCATGAGAATACGCCGTCTCCAATTTAATGTAGTAGCAGTACTGTGACGTCGAAGTAATTGAAACAAACTCCCACTGCAAATTGGAAGGTTATACGTATGCCaaatagaaataatatgaaaGGTAAATTATCTAGTATGCAAACAATGAATAACGGCTAAATGTAGAGAATGAACCGTGGAAGGAACTCAGTGACAATACACAGATGTGGAGGTGAAGTTACCGCCCCCATAAAGAGTACCACGTTTGGATGCCTCAGCCTCTTCATCAGTAATACCTTCATTTTTAATACAGTACATACTTTTAGGCATAGAAATTTAATCCAATTCTACAGATGACAGAAATCTGAAACCTAAGCAATAGATTCACAGCAAAATCCAGTAAATATATAGACCTGTCTCCAAAACTCTTCTTTAAGCAATATAACTATTTGATGATAAAACTTAGCTTGTGTTCATAAACAAACCTCTTGTCTGAAGGAATGTTGCATTAGCAAGTCTTCTgagtaatcaaagttcaaaaatACTTTGATTGCAACATCCTGCGAGAAATGGAAATGAGTTCCTTTTAACAGCTTGTTGGAATACAATTCCTCTGCGCCATTACTGGGGCCAGGTTGGGTCACAAATGCTAGATCCTACAGTATATTGTTTGAGGTTTGACCCTAACCTATGCAGGGTTGGTAGGTCATGGGTAAAAAGGATAATCATTTTCAAATTGACAATGTAGTCTGACAGAGATGCTCCAATAATGTGAATTCTATAAGATGTGGTACTTGTATCAAGAAATGTAGATTTCAAGATGGAAAGAGAAATATACCGTGCCGCACCAAAGACCATGGTACACAGTTGCACATGAACCTGAGACCCAACAACAAGATATTATAGATAAGACAAAAGAACTTTATAGTTGATAAAGTAACACATAAGTAAATGCTTTAGCAATAATGTAAATATTTACTACCTCGCCCAATCTGTTCACCGAATGTCAAATTGTTCAACGAGATATCATAATTCAAATAATCTGTTTCCATATAAAATTTGCGACGTGGACTGCTTCTACTACTGCTTGTGCTTCTACTGCCTATGCTGCTTGTTCCATCACTGTTTGTAGAATAGGACAGGGATCTAGAGACTTCATTGCCACCCGCAACCTGCAGGACTTGTTGGCTCTCCCAGGACCATGATATTCCCTTCACTCTAGAAGTTATCATCTTGTAGACACCAGTCTTACTTGCATCCTTGCCATCAGAAGAATTTCTAAAAGGATTCCTTGGGCATATGTTCTCAAGGGAAGGGTGCACCCTGTGGTCAGAGAGAGCAGCTGTGCCCAAGTTGTTTGTTTTTCATTGCCTCTGAAGCTTAATGTTGTGCTTACCTCATTGTTGTGTACATCATTTTCTTAGTTCTTCACGTTCATGCTTGAGAGTTTCCAAAATGTACTCACTCTGCTTCTTAGGTGATGGTGAAGGAAAGTTTGTCaagttttttgttttcatcgtCTCTGAAGCTTAATGTCAAGTTCAATTTGTGCTTCTAAAATATACTCATTCTACGTCTAAGGTGACGGTGAAGTAAAGTTTTCTTTCGTAATGGTTCAGCTTTTGAACATTTCAATGCGACATTCACTTCGATCCATCACTATTTCCAAATGGTAAAAGAAAACAAGTATTTTTTCATGTACCAGAAATCTTGATGTAATTCCAGACATAGAAGTTGGATCTTATATTGCAGACGCTCAGTAGCTTCTAATGCATTACATTATATGTTACTCTCTTATAAGCAGAAAGGTAGACTGGACAAGGTATATAATCTTAGGTAGCACTGGTCTAAGCCTATTGGCTCATAAAAGGATTCGAGATTATCATATTCACCTTTccgaaaaataaaacaactaaagtCTAAGGAAGAATTTTCGGGTGTACCTTACATCATAAGGCTGATCACTGATCTTCTTTATGCATCAGATAACTGACTCACTTTCCTAACTAGTTGATGCATTCCGTCTGGAAAAATCTTTGCGCTTGGGGTAATGACGCAGCTAATGGGGTAATAACCGAGGCGCGTCAATTGCTGATGGAGAACTATTTCCAAACCCCCTCCTAGGTCTTAGGTCTCCTAGGGCAGTCGAGAATTTCTAGAAGGGCTCCCTCTAATTAAGGGTAAAGCCCTAAATGCTTGAAATCAATATTTTTCAAAGGAAGGCAAATTCAGTCTTGGGCCTCGAAAATACAGTCCTGATAAGTATGATGTGCACCTAATGATAGACGCAAAACAT comes from Papaver somniferum cultivar HN1 chromosome 7, ASM357369v1, whole genome shotgun sequence and encodes:
- the LOC113294403 gene encoding serine/threonine-protein kinase EDR1-like yields the protein MRVHPSLENICPRNPFRNSSDGKDASKTGVYKMITSRVKGISWSWESQQVLQVAGGNEVSRSLSYSTNSDGTSSIGSRSTSSSRSSPRRKFYMETDYLNYDISLNNLTFGEQIGRGSCATVYHGLWCGTDVAIKVFLNFDYSEDLLMQHSFRQEVLLMKRLRHPNVVLFMGAVTSPPHLCIVTEFLPRGSLFQLLRRHSTATTLNWRRRILMALDIARGMNYLHHHNPPIIHRDLKSSNLLVDKNWSVKVGDFGLSRLKHATFLTTSTGNGTLQWMAPEVIRNEPADEKSDVYSFGVVLWELAALKIPWNDLNPMQVIAAVGFMNQRNEIPKDTDPHWASLIESCWHSDPKCRPTFEEVLEKLKAMLRHNFV